GTTGGCGTTGCAGCTTCTTCAATTCGCTTTGCATTTGCTCGCGCAGCTTCAGGTCGAGGGCGCCCAAAGGCTCATCGAGCAACAGCACGCGAGGTCGATTGACCAAGGCTCGGGCGAGGGCAACACGCTGGCGCTGGCCGCCGGACAATTGCACCGGTTTACGTGCGCCGTAGCCGCCGAGGGCGACCATGTCCAAGGCTTCTTCAGCGCGTTTGTGCCGTTCGTTTTTGCCCACGCCTTTGACTTTCAAACCGTAGGCGACGTTGTCGAGCACGTTCATGTGCGGGAACAGCGCGTAATCCTGAAACACAGTGTTTACGTCACGTTGATACGGCGGCAGACCGGCCGCTTCGGCGCCGTGGATGCGGATCGAGCCGGCGCTCGGTTGTTCGAAACCGGCGATCAGGCGCAGGCACGTGGTTTTGCCCGAGCCGGAAGGGCCGAGCATGGAAAAGAACTCGCCGTCCTGGATATCGATGGAAACCCGGTCAACGGCCTTCACTTCGCCGAACTGCCGGGAAACGTTGGTGAACTGGACTGCAAGCGTCATGGTGCGGTGCTCCGGTAAAGCAGGCTTTCAAAGAATGATCAGGCGTTGCGTCGAAAAGATCGCAGCCTCCGGCAGCTCCTACAGGATGTGAGCCGGACGCTGAATTTTCGGTGCTCGCAGTCGATGCAGGAGCTGCCGAAGGCTGCGATCTTTCGATATTGAAGGGGCTTACCTACCGCCCATGATCGCGATGTAGTCCTGTGTCCAG
The sequence above is drawn from the Pseudomonas sp. FP2196 genome and encodes:
- a CDS encoding ABC transporter ATP-binding protein, whose amino-acid sequence is MTLAVQFTNVSRQFGEVKAVDRVSIDIQDGEFFSMLGPSGSGKTTCLRLIAGFEQPSAGSIRIHGAEAAGLPPYQRDVNTVFQDYALFPHMNVLDNVAYGLKVKGVGKNERHKRAEEALDMVALGGYGARKPVQLSGGQRQRVALARALVNRPRVLLLDEPLGALDLKLREQMQSELKKLQRQLGITFIFVTHDQTEALSMSDRVAVFNKGRIEQVDTPRNLYMKPTTTFVAEFVGTSNVIRGDLARQISGHPQPFSIRPEHVRFAEGPLASHEIEVSGLLHDIQYQGSATRYELTLENGQTLSISHANNQWIDSSAQHQTGQRLNARWAREAMIPLHDTVTSGV